The Caenorhabditis elegans chromosome II genome has a segment encoding these proteins:
- the K05F6.8 gene encoding F-box domain-containing protein (Partially confirmed by transcript evidence): MIASKMPREVRLPSFQIEIIGAMSTYKIYCQSLLPLSHSALLIMVAPSFPLLNLPEKSLKEVFCNMSVVQQTCISMISEKTKNLVRKFHIFKQVQIWLDFSDSLRCYMSLKGISLSIWHTPMWH; the protein is encoded by the exons ATGATCGCCAGCAAGATGCCCAGAGAAGTACGATTACCATCCTTTCAGATAGAAATCATCGGTGCTATGAGCACATACAAGATCTACTGCCAGTCACTACTGCCCCTATCTCATTCTGCTCTCCTAATAATGGTTGCACCGTCTTTTCCTCTTCTCAATCTCCCTGAGAAAAGCCTAAAGGAGGTTTTTTGCAATATGTCAGTAGTGCaaca aacatgcATCTCAATGATTTCcgagaaaaccaaaaatttggtCAGAAAGTTTCACATCTTCAAACAAGTTCAAATATGGTTGGATTTTTCTGATTCGCTGAGATGTTATATGAGCCTAAAAGGAATTTCTCTCTCTATTTGGCATACTCCAATGTGGCATTAA
- the fbxb-49 gene encoding F-box domain-containing protein (Confirmed by transcript evidence), translated as MVASSFPLLNLPQKNLKKVFCNMVESEQVCISMVSKKTKELVREFHIFKNHRPYLELTGSIGYIEGLSRPGNVFYQFQNGNIDIWAESKFRFSAPQFDAKSWLKHFLYIFRISRIATLHLTLSDGGLNESQLPMITECLKDVKISKLSIGFATQFPLMIKLLSAFPPNIELGLHATNPQPLDSSQQLELRQVLPNKLQKLNSSIYLPLNELLFVTCSFIDTFYPELTEQEINVFLKHWIAGLKSGLEYFRSVKRGPALNQDTILKGIPHEIAPSNRKFKLFEVDSGMTPKVGGIDIHLGQGIKATIILEHRFDYAELFVAVHDSEYILFE; from the exons ATGGTCGCAtcttcttttcctcttctcAATCTCCCCcagaaaaacctaaaaaaggttttttgcaACATGGTTGAAAGCGAgca AGTGTGCATCTCAATGGTGTCTAAGAAAACCAAAGAACTTGTCAGAGAGTTTCACATCTTCAAAAACCATCGACCATATCTGGAACTTACTGGTTCGATTGGCTATATAGAAGGCCTGAGTAGGCCAGGCAATGTATTTtaccaatttcaaaatgggAACATCGATATATGGGCAGAAtcgaaatttcgtttttctgcGCCACAATTTGATGCGAAAAGTTGGTTGAAACACTTTCTGTATATCTTCCGCATATCAAGAATCGCTACTCTACATTTAACTCTCTCGGATGGAGGATTGAATGAGTCGCAATTACCAATGATTACGGAATGTTTGAAAGATGTCAAGATCTCAAAGCTTTCCATTGGTTTCGCCACCCAATTCCCGCTGATGATCAAACTTCTCTCCGCATTCCCACCAAACATTGAGCTAGGTTTACATGCAACCAATCCCCAACCATTAGACTCCTCTCAACAATTGGAACTACGCCAAGTTTTGCCCAATAAGCTTCAGAAGCTTAACTCATCAATCTACCTACCGTTAAACGAGCTACTTTTCGTTACCTGCTCTTTCATTGATACATTCTATCCAGAGTTAACAGAACAAGAGATCAATGTGTTCTTGAAACATTGGATTGCCGGATTGAAGTCTGGGCTTGAATATTTTCGCAGTGTAAAGCGTGGCCCTGCACTCAACCAAGACACTATTCTAAAAGGAATTCCTCATGAGATTGCACCAAGTaacaggaaattcaaattgttcgAAGTAGATTCGGGGATGACTCCTAAAGTCGGAGGAATCGATATACACCTGGGCCAAGGCATCAAAGCAACTATAATTTTAGAACATCGTTTCGACTATGCAGAGCTTTTTGTAGCTGTTCATGATTCTGagtatattttatttgaataa